The Aurantiacibacter arachoides genome window below encodes:
- a CDS encoding TIGR04063 family PEP-CTERM/XrtA system glycosyltransferase: MRILHVLDHSLPLHSGYTFRTRAILKAQEALGLEVRGITGVRHTEAGPAVETVDGLTFTRTTARVAGPPGLREWREIGALADAVVALAQDWRPDVIHAHSPALDGLAAVRAGRRLGIPVVYEIRAFWEDAAVGNLAGREGSLRYRLTRQLENMAVAGADHVMTICQGLKADLAARGVSPDKIGIMPNGVDLTLFGAPAARDDELAAELGLGADGSGGPVIGFIGSFYDYEGLDDLIAAMPALVARHPGARLLLVGGGPMEASLQAQAAASPVADAIMFTGRVPHAEVERYYALTDVLAYPRKKSRLTDLVTPLKPLEAMAQMQLVAASDVGGHRELMTDGVTGTLFAPDDPAACAHALADLVDRRDAWPAMREAAQIHVRENHDWHRNAQRYQVVYQALITDHPNSRIPAAA; this comes from the coding sequence ATGCGCATCCTTCATGTCCTCGATCATTCGCTGCCGCTGCATTCGGGCTATACCTTTCGCACACGCGCGATCCTGAAGGCGCAGGAAGCCCTCGGCCTGGAAGTGCGCGGGATCACCGGCGTGCGCCATACCGAGGCCGGCCCGGCAGTGGAGACAGTGGATGGGTTGACCTTCACCCGCACCACGGCCCGGGTGGCGGGGCCGCCGGGCCTCAGGGAATGGCGCGAGATCGGCGCGCTCGCCGATGCCGTGGTCGCTTTGGCGCAGGACTGGCGGCCCGACGTGATCCACGCCCATTCGCCCGCGCTGGACGGGCTTGCCGCGGTGCGCGCGGGCAGGCGTCTGGGCATCCCGGTGGTCTACGAGATTCGCGCCTTCTGGGAAGATGCCGCCGTCGGCAACCTCGCGGGGCGCGAGGGATCGCTCAGGTATCGCCTAACCCGCCAGCTGGAGAACATGGCCGTGGCTGGCGCCGACCACGTGATGACCATCTGCCAAGGACTGAAAGCCGATCTGGCGGCGCGCGGCGTTTCGCCCGACAAGATCGGGATCATGCCCAACGGCGTCGATCTCACGCTGTTCGGCGCTCCTGCCGCGCGGGACGACGAACTGGCCGCCGAACTTGGCCTGGGCGCCGATGGATCGGGCGGCCCCGTCATCGGCTTCATCGGCAGCTTCTACGATTACGAAGGGCTGGACGACCTGATCGCCGCCATGCCCGCGCTGGTTGCCCGGCATCCCGGCGCGCGGCTGTTGCTGGTCGGCGGAGGTCCGATGGAGGCAAGCCTGCAAGCCCAGGCGGCCGCATCCCCGGTCGCCGATGCCATCATGTTCACCGGCCGCGTTCCGCACGCCGAGGTCGAACGGTATTACGCGCTGACCGACGTGCTGGCCTACCCTCGCAAGAAAAGCCGCCTGACCGATCTCGTCACACCGCTGAAGCCGCTCGAGGCGATGGCGCAGATGCAGCTCGTCGCCGCGAGCGATGTTGGCGGACACCGCGAGCTGATGACCGACGGGGTCACCGGCACCTTATTCGCACCCGACGATCCCGCCGCCTGCGCACATGCGCTTGCCGACCTCGTCGACCGGCGCGACGCCTGGCCCGCCATGCGCGAGGCGGCGCAAATCCACGTCCGCGAAAACCACGACTGGCATCGCAATGCACAGCGTTATCAGGTCGTTTACCAAGCCCTGATAACTGATCATCCGAACAGCCGCATTCCGGCCGCCGCCTGA
- a CDS encoding putative O-glycosylation ligase, exosortase A system-associated, whose protein sequence is MRDLVLLAFIAAVMAMGFRRPFLWVLLYIYVDIVAPQKVAWGLLTQLSISLVVFVMAFAGYFLLDSKKGSRLSARQGLVLLFLVWCGLTTLWADYQDTAWLKWDWVWKGLVFAAFLPLTLRTRLRIEAAALVMVLSAATIIIPAGIKTVFSGGGGYGALSSLVAENTGLYEGSTLSTVAVAMIPLVVWVARFSTIITERRLAMTFAVALCFAALLVPVGTQTRTGLVCVAVLGVLSMRSARHKVLYAGLAGAVLLAAIPFLPASYTERMGTIVDHQSDQSASTRVAVWEWTWNYAKANPLGGGFDAYRGNSFTYQTRQVEEVGGTQEVTYQEVTEESRAYHSAYFEVLGEQGYVGLFIWFAIHLSGLWQMERVRRRYALREDDESRRWRSLATALQHGHVVYLVGAAFIGVGYQPFIFMMVGLEIAVNAVVRRERGVERAKPWLREAEAKVATT, encoded by the coding sequence ATGCGTGACCTCGTCCTCCTTGCCTTCATCGCCGCGGTCATGGCGATGGGGTTCCGGCGGCCGTTCCTGTGGGTGCTGTTGTATATCTACGTCGACATCGTCGCGCCGCAGAAGGTGGCATGGGGCCTGCTGACGCAGCTGTCGATCTCGCTCGTCGTCTTCGTCATGGCCTTTGCCGGCTACTTCCTGCTCGACAGCAAGAAGGGCAGCCGTCTTAGCGCACGACAGGGGCTGGTCCTGCTGTTCCTGGTGTGGTGCGGGTTGACGACGCTGTGGGCGGATTACCAGGATACCGCCTGGCTCAAATGGGACTGGGTGTGGAAGGGCCTCGTCTTCGCCGCCTTCCTGCCGCTGACGCTGCGCACCCGGTTGCGGATCGAGGCCGCCGCGCTGGTCATGGTGCTGAGCGCGGCGACGATCATCATTCCAGCCGGCATCAAGACCGTGTTCTCGGGCGGCGGGGGATACGGCGCGCTGTCCTCGCTGGTGGCGGAGAATACCGGGCTTTACGAAGGCAGCACGCTGTCCACCGTGGCGGTGGCGATGATCCCGCTGGTGGTGTGGGTGGCGCGCTTTTCCACGATCATCACGGAGCGGCGGCTGGCGATGACGTTCGCGGTCGCGCTGTGCTTTGCCGCGCTACTGGTGCCGGTGGGCACGCAAACGCGCACCGGGCTGGTCTGCGTGGCGGTGCTGGGCGTATTGTCGATGCGCAGCGCGCGGCACAAGGTGCTGTACGCCGGCCTCGCCGGGGCGGTCCTGCTGGCGGCGATCCCCTTCCTGCCCGCCAGCTATACCGAGCGCATGGGCACCATCGTCGATCACCAGTCCGACCAGTCCGCCTCCACCCGGGTGGCGGTGTGGGAATGGACATGGAACTACGCCAAGGCCAACCCGCTGGGCGGCGGCTTCGATGCCTATCGCGGCAACAGCTTCACCTATCAGACGCGCCAGGTGGAGGAGGTCGGCGGCACGCAGGAGGTGACCTATCAGGAGGTCACCGAGGAGAGCCGCGCCTACCATTCCGCCTATTTCGAGGTGCTGGGCGAGCAGGGCTATGTCGGCCTGTTCATCTGGTTCGCGATCCACCTTTCCGGCCTGTGGCAGATGGAGCGCGTGCGCCGGCGCTATGCCCTGCGCGAGGATGACGAATCGCGCCGCTGGCGTTCGCTGGCGACGGCGCTGCAGCATGGCCACGTGGTCTATCTGGTCGGCGCGGCCTTCATCGGGGTGGGCTATCAGCCGTTCATCTTCATGATGGTCGGGCTGGAGATCGCGGTGAATGCCGTGGTCCGGCGCGAACGGGGCGTGGAGCGGGCTAAGCCGTGGCTGCGCGAGGCAGAGGCCAAGGTGGCGACCACGTGA
- a CDS encoding acyltransferase family protein, which translates to MIAPPLHSPALHSPALHLPALTGLRGVAAWMVVFYHARAAIAGWAGPDAIALFAYGYLAVDLFFMLSGFVMWLNYGPKLRAAGLAGAPDFWWRRFARIWPLHAAVLLALIGFVVVLLATGRDTSGYPLGELPLHLLLAQNWGFTDALSWNHPAWSISAEIGAYALFPLLVLALRWESLPRPALWALVALFALALWATFTAFGAQSLGEEITRLGLVRCVLQFAIGMALANLWRLGGTGWAPGVVGVVLLGVWSGTGWGETLLVPLGFAGLLLALALSAGPLARVLGSRPLEWLGDVSYATYLIHFPLFVLAKIALADEGARVGSLGFALYAAVLLGLSHFAYTRLEKPAQRVLRRWGPGRSHGAVPAE; encoded by the coding sequence GTGATCGCCCCGCCGCTGCATTCCCCCGCGCTGCATTCCCCCGCGCTGCACCTGCCAGCGCTCACCGGCCTGCGCGGGGTCGCTGCGTGGATGGTGGTGTTCTATCACGCGCGCGCCGCGATTGCGGGGTGGGCGGGGCCCGATGCCATCGCGTTGTTTGCCTACGGCTACCTCGCGGTCGACCTGTTCTTCATGCTGTCGGGCTTCGTCATGTGGCTGAACTACGGCCCTAAGCTGCGAGCCGCCGGGCTGGCGGGCGCGCCGGACTTCTGGTGGCGGCGCTTTGCGCGGATCTGGCCGCTGCACGCAGCGGTGCTGCTGGCGCTGATCGGCTTCGTCGTGGTGCTGCTGGCGACCGGGCGGGATACCTCCGGCTATCCGCTGGGCGAGCTGCCACTGCACCTGCTGCTGGCGCAGAACTGGGGCTTTACGGACGCGCTGAGCTGGAACCACCCCGCCTGGTCCATCAGCGCCGAGATCGGGGCCTATGCGCTGTTCCCGCTGCTGGTGCTTGCGCTGCGGTGGGAGAGCCTGCCGCGGCCCGCCTTGTGGGCGCTGGTGGCACTGTTTGCGCTGGCCCTGTGGGCTACCTTCACCGCGTTCGGGGCGCAGTCCCTGGGCGAGGAGATCACCCGGCTCGGCCTGGTGCGCTGCGTCCTGCAATTCGCCATCGGCATGGCGCTCGCCAACCTGTGGCGTTTGGGCGGAACGGGCTGGGCGCCGGGCGTGGTTGGGGTGGTGCTGCTGGGAGTCTGGTCGGGAACCGGATGGGGCGAGACCCTGCTGGTGCCGCTGGGATTTGCCGGGCTGCTGCTGGCCCTGGCGCTGTCCGCAGGCCCGCTGGCGCGCGTGCTTGGCAGTCGGCCGCTCGAATGGCTGGGCGACGTGAGCTACGCCACCTACCTCATCCATTTCCCGCTGTTCGTGCTGGCGAAGATCGCGCTGGCGGACGAGGGGGCGCGAGTCGGCTCGCTTGGCTTCGCGCTCTACGCCGCGGTGTTGCTGGGCCTCAGCCATTTCGCTTACACGCGGCTGGAGAAGCCGGCGCAGCGGGTGTTGCGGCGCTGGGGGCCCGGGCGCAGCCACGGCGCGGTCCCGGCGGAATAG
- a CDS encoding DUF4126 domain-containing protein has protein sequence MDSAAHLPLIELLGIAASASLLAGWRMYLVVLATGLAMRTGYVPLPDHLDGLQVLASPWVLGAAGLGALAEFFADKVAWLDSLWDAVHTFVRPVGGALLALAIVDPGDPAMQVVAFLLGGGGALAAHGAKAGARAAINTSPEPVSNVAMSTLEDAATVGILWVVYEYPWAAAGVAAVLLALTVWLVLTLRKLVRRVLGGRTVPPPAGA, from the coding sequence ATGGACAGCGCCGCGCACCTGCCCCTGATCGAACTGCTCGGCATCGCCGCCAGCGCCAGCCTGCTGGCGGGGTGGCGCATGTATCTCGTGGTGCTGGCGACGGGCCTTGCCATGCGCACCGGATATGTCCCGCTGCCCGATCACCTCGATGGCTTGCAGGTGCTCGCCAGCCCGTGGGTGCTGGGCGCGGCGGGGCTGGGCGCGCTGGCGGAGTTCTTCGCCGACAAGGTGGCCTGGCTCGATTCGCTGTGGGACGCGGTGCATACCTTCGTGCGGCCCGTGGGTGGCGCCTTGCTGGCGCTCGCCATCGTCGATCCGGGGGATCCGGCCATGCAGGTCGTCGCCTTCCTGCTCGGCGGCGGGGGCGCGCTGGCGGCCCACGGCGCCAAGGCAGGCGCGCGGGCGGCGATCAACACCTCGCCCGAGCCGGTTTCCAACGTGGCCATGTCCACGCTGGAGGATGCCGCAACGGTCGGCATCCTGTGGGTGGTCTACGAATATCCCTGGGCGGCGGCGGGCGTGGCAGCCGTGCTGCTGGCACTGACCGTGTGGCTGGTGCTGACGCTGCGCAAGCTTGTCCGGCGCGTGTTGGGAGGGCGGACAGTGCCGCCGCCTGCCGGGGCCTGA
- a CDS encoding polyhydroxyalkanoate depolymerase, whose protein sequence is MLYSAYEFQKTWLAGAANVAAVGARLLDNPALPMGYLGLGPATASALKVFAHLYHERGKPAFDLQPVEVEGKSFPVSETVVFEKPFGGLRRFVRDGLSGDAPKLLIVAPMSGHYATLLRGTVQRMVENSEVWITDWADARMVPLSEGTFDLDDYIDYLIAFLRHIGPDTHMLAVCQPSVPAFAATALMGAAKDECRPKTLTMMGGPVDTRASPTGVNDLAMDKPLSWFQNNVIASVPFNYPGAGRRVYPGFLQLAGFMSMNLADHMMSHYEMFKHLNAGDTESATRTRQFYDEYLSVCDMTAEFYLQTIEHVFQKHSLPKGEFVHRGKAIDPDAIRDTALLAIEGELDDISGIGQTRAALQLAPHLPEAKKKYHLAKDVGHYGIFNGSKWRTKIAPVVEQWMKDNG, encoded by the coding sequence TTGCTCTATTCCGCCTACGAATTCCAGAAGACCTGGCTGGCCGGTGCCGCCAACGTGGCCGCCGTCGGCGCGCGCCTGCTCGACAACCCGGCGCTGCCGATGGGCTACCTCGGCCTGGGCCCGGCAACGGCCAGCGCGCTCAAGGTCTTCGCCCACCTCTATCACGAACGCGGCAAGCCCGCGTTCGACCTGCAACCGGTCGAGGTCGAGGGCAAGTCCTTCCCCGTCAGCGAGACGGTGGTGTTCGAAAAGCCGTTCGGCGGCCTGCGCCGCTTCGTGCGCGACGGCCTGTCGGGCGATGCGCCCAAGCTGCTGATCGTCGCGCCGATGAGCGGTCACTACGCCACGCTGCTGCGCGGCACGGTGCAGCGCATGGTCGAAAACAGCGAGGTGTGGATCACCGACTGGGCCGATGCCCGCATGGTGCCGCTGAGCGAAGGGACCTTCGACCTCGACGATTACATCGATTACCTGATCGCGTTCCTCCGGCACATCGGGCCGGACACCCACATGCTGGCCGTGTGCCAGCCGAGCGTGCCCGCCTTTGCCGCCACCGCCCTGATGGGCGCGGCAAAGGACGAATGCCGCCCGAAAACCCTCACCATGATGGGCGGCCCGGTCGATACCCGCGCCAGCCCCACCGGCGTCAACGACCTGGCGATGGACAAGCCATTGAGCTGGTTCCAGAACAACGTCATCGCGTCCGTGCCGTTCAACTACCCGGGCGCGGGGCGGCGGGTCTATCCGGGCTTCCTGCAGCTTGCCGGGTTCATGAGCATGAACCTGGCCGATCACATGATGAGCCATTACGAGATGTTCAAGCATCTGAACGCGGGCGACACGGAGAGCGCCACGCGCACCCGGCAGTTCTATGACGAGTACCTGTCGGTCTGCGACATGACCGCTGAGTTCTACCTCCAGACGATCGAGCACGTGTTCCAGAAGCACTCGCTGCCCAAGGGCGAATTCGTCCACCGGGGCAAGGCGATCGACCCCGACGCCATCCGCGATACCGCGCTGCTGGCGATCGAGGGTGAACTGGACGACATCTCCGGCATCGGCCAGACGCGCGCGGCGCTGCAACTTGCCCCGCATTTGCCGGAAGCGAAGAAGAAATATCACCTCGCCAAGGACGTGGGCCATTACGGCATCTTCAACGGCAGCAAGTGGCGCACGAAGATAGCGCCCGTGGTCGAGCAGTGGATGAAGGATAACGGGTAG